The following nucleotide sequence is from Borrelia coriaceae.
AAAACTTAACTTCATCTGAAGTTGAAATACCTATAGTTCCGTTATAAACCTGAAGGGAAACTTGACTTCTATCTAATTTAATAACCTCAGCTAAAGAACTTGTATCTTTTGACTTCACAATGGCAAGTTCACCATATTTAACATTCTCGGCCATCACAGTTATCACATTCCCCACAATAGATTCTATCTTGCTATATACCCTCTTCATTTATACACCTCTAAAATCCAACTTCTTAGAACGTACTAAATTTTTTAAACTAACCTCTAACTTATTAAACTTTTCGTCTTTAAAAGGAGTAAGATTCATATCCAAAATATTTTGCCTGAGTTCATTAACAAAACTTCTTGCTTCCAATTTATTTTCAAATTTAAACTCTGATTGTAAAATATCATACAGTAAATCAAACATATAATTTTGACGCTCAGGACTTACAGCAGTATCAACACTATCAAATGAATTTTGTTGCAAATAACATGCATCTAAAAGCTCGGACTTCAAATACGCTAAAAAGTCACCAATACTTACACCTTCCTCACCAACAACTTTCATCATCTGATTGACCTCACTCCCTTTTACTAAAAGAGCCCTTGCATATTCCGTCTTTTCAAATCCAACAACTCCTCTATATTTACTCCAAGATTCAAGAGGATTAATAGCTGGAAATTTTCTAGCATCTGATCTCTCTCTTGTAAGACCATGAAATGCTCCCACAACCTTTAAAGTTGCCTGAGTTACAGGTTCTTCAAAATTACCCCCAGCAGGACTTACAGAACCACCCACAGTTACAGAGCCAACAGTACCATTATTCAAAACAACGACACCTGCCCTTTCATAAAACGATGCAATAACAGATCCAAGATAAGCAGGAAATGCTTCTTCACCTGGTATTTCCTCAAGACGACCTGACATTTCTCTCATAGCCTGAGCCCACCTTGAAGTTGAATCTGCCAATAAAAGTACATCAAGACCCATTTGCCTATAATATTCACCAATAGTAATTGCTGTATAAACTGATGCTTCACGAGCAGCAACTGGCATAGAAGACGTATTACAAATAATACATGTTCTCTCCATTAACGACGTACCCGTCCTTGGATCTGTAAGTTCAGGAAATTCCTTAAGGGTTTCTACTACTTCACCTGCTCGCTCACCACAAGCAGCAATAATTACAATATCAACATCAGCGTTACGACTTGTAACTTGCTGAAGAACTGTCTTTCCAGCACCAAAAGGTCCAGGAATACAAAATGTACCACCCTTTGCAACTGGAAAGAAAGTATCTATTATTCTTGTTTGAGTTACCATAGGTTCACTAGGAATAAGCCTCTCTTTATAACTGGTAATTGGTATTTTAACAGGCCAATGAAACGACATAGTAATAACATGTCTGCCCCCAGCATCATTTTCAATAACAGCAATTTTATCATCTACAGTATAATTGCCACTACTAACGATCTCCACAATTTTGTAAGAATCTCTTCTATAAAATGGAATCATAATTTGATGCTTAATTGTACCTTCAACAACAAACCCAAGATAATCTCCTGCAATAACAATATCTCCAACCTTTGCAGTCGCATTAAAACCCCATTTCTTATTTCTATCAAGTGCACTTAAATATAAGCCTCTCTCTAAAAAAAACCCAAATTGAGCAGCAAGTTCTGACAACGGATTTTGAAGACCATCATACACCTGACTTAAAATACCCGGGCCAAGTTCAACCGTTAAAAGCTTATCTGTAAACTCAATATCATCTCCAACAGCAATTCCTCTAGTCATTTCAAATACTTGAGCATCAACTTCTCCATCCCTAATACGAATTATTTCAGCCTTTAAACTACGCCCACCAGTTTTAATAAAAACAATCTCATTCATGGAAACTGTACCAACTATCTCAATAGTAACCAAATTTCCAATAACTCCCACTACTTTTCCTCTAGCTTCCATTCAAATTCCCTTTCAAAAATTTTTACTTATTTGCATGCTTAATTCTTGACAAACATCATCAAAATTATTCTCACCTATCTCTTCTATAAAAAGACTTCTTCTTGAAACCAACATTAACTTTAAAAAATAAATTACTAACTTTTCAAAGTTAAAGTCATTTCCCACTTCAAGCTCTGTCAAAAACTGCCACTTTAACATATCAAGTCCTAATTCTACCTCAAAAGGATTCTCCTTAAGAAGAAGGGGTTTTAAAATCCCTACATAATAACTAGAAAAATAAGAAGATTCTAAATACATATCCCTTGAAAATCCCAATTTTTCAGCTCTAATCGCTGCCAGAGTATACTTTATGATTTCCTCAAATTCAAGAAACTGATCAATTATTTTTAAACGACCCTTAACAAATTTAAATTCTGACAGGGCTTTTAAATAAAGAAAATCTTCTTTGTTTAAAGCAACCTCAACATTATCAAAAAAACTTGATATACTCTCTGAACCACTATTTAAATCAAGATAAGGCAATGATGACACAACATAGTAATATGAACTTAACATACTACATCTCCTAAACCAACTTTATAACTTCTTTAAACCTTGGATTTAAATATTCAAAAAGAATATCAGCAATAGTTTCTGATGTAAAATCATAATACAAATTACCGTCTCTTTGCTGAATTTTAAAGCCTTTACTTATGCCTTTAAAAGGTTTAACCTCAATTGCATGATCCAGCCTATTTCCTATTTCACTTCTCAAAACAGATAATAAATTAGAAAGATCAGACTCACTGAGTATTATGTCTATCTTATCACCTCCACTCCAAACATCTACAACTTTAAGAATAAGTTCTCTTAAAAAATTATCATCATAAACCTTAGCAACAGAATCATTTAAAGAAGCCTTAAAAAGAGATTTAATATTTTTTTCAGTACCAATAATCAAATCTCTGACCGCTTGACGAGATGCCTCAAGAGAATGTCTTTTATATGCCTCAGCTTCCCTTTCAGCTTTCATTTTTAATTCTTTAGCATCACTCTCGGCTTTTAAAACAATAGTCTCCGCTTCTTTCTTTGCATTAAGAATAATCTCACTTGCTAATTTTTCAGCTTCTTCAACTCCATCTTTTTTAATTTTATTTATCAGATCTTTAACTTCAAACTGCACTAAAACTCCTTAACATACAAAAAAAATAACTCAAAATGCTTGATAAACAAACCTTCAAATAAAAGTATACCAATAAACCTGTAATTACTAAAAGTCAAAACATTGAAAATTACATATTACTAAAAAAATCTCCAATAATTTTGTAAACGTTAATATCGTAAACTATAGAAAGTTTTCTTTCTGGAAATTTTTCCTTTAGCTTTTCACCAAAAATTTCAATACCCCTTTCTATAACCCTGTTGCTAAATTCTACATCAACTATATCAAGAGTTATTATTTCAATAATGATCAAATATCCTCTTCCAAATTTAGACCCATATCCAAGGGTAAAAGAAGTAGTAACACGAAAGAGTCCATCCAACAAACCATTAGCTGCCTTACCCCTAGGAAGCCTACTTGGATGCACTTCATAAGCATTACCAAATTCATATTCAAGAACAAAATCAACATTAAGGCAAATATTAAATAATACATTCTCAAATTTTTCAAACCTTGATATACCCATTTAAAATTCTACTATGGTTTTTCCAACTCCACCATCA
It contains:
- a CDS encoding V-type ATP synthase subunit A, with product MEARGKVVGVIGNLVTIEIVGTVSMNEIVFIKTGGRSLKAEIIRIRDGEVDAQVFEMTRGIAVGDDIEFTDKLLTVELGPGILSQVYDGLQNPLSELAAQFGFFLERGLYLSALDRNKKWGFNATAKVGDIVIAGDYLGFVVEGTIKHQIMIPFYRRDSYKIVEIVSSGNYTVDDKIAVIENDAGGRHVITMSFHWPVKIPITSYKERLIPSEPMVTQTRIIDTFFPVAKGGTFCIPGPFGAGKTVLQQVTSRNADVDIVIIAACGERAGEVVETLKEFPELTDPRTGTSLMERTCIICNTSSMPVAAREASVYTAITIGEYYRQMGLDVLLLADSTSRWAQAMREMSGRLEEIPGEEAFPAYLGSVIASFYERAGVVVLNNGTVGSVTVGGSVSPAGGNFEEPVTQATLKVVGAFHGLTRERSDARKFPAINPLESWSKYRGVVGFEKTEYARALLVKGSEVNQMMKVVGEEGVSIGDFLAYLKSELLDACYLQQNSFDSVDTAVSPERQNYMFDLLYDILQSEFKFENKLEARSFVNELRQNILDMNLTPFKDEKFNKLEVSLKNLVRSKKLDFRGV
- a CDS encoding DUF2764 family protein is translated as MLSSYYYVVSSLPYLDLNSGSESISSFFDNVEVALNKEDFLYLKALSEFKFVKGRLKIIDQFLEFEEIIKYTLAAIRAEKLGFSRDMYLESSYFSSYYVGILKPLLLKENPFEVELGLDMLKWQFLTELEVGNDFNFEKLVIYFLKLMLVSRRSLFIEEIGENNFDDVCQELSMQISKNF
- a CDS encoding V-type ATP synthase subunit E — its product is MQFEVKDLINKIKKDGVEEAEKLASEIILNAKKEAETIVLKAESDAKELKMKAEREAEAYKRHSLEASRQAVRDLIIGTEKNIKSLFKASLNDSVAKVYDDNFLRELILKVVDVWSGGDKIDIILSESDLSNLLSVLRSEIGNRLDHAIEVKPFKGISKGFKIQQRDGNLYYDFTSETIADILFEYLNPRFKEVIKLV